A window of Verrucomicrobiia bacterium genomic DNA:
CGATTTGCTGGATGCGACCGTCGGTCACCTGAAGCGCCTTCAGGCCGACGGAATTCAGTTCATCCCAGTGGACCGGGCGCTACTCGATGCCCTGATCGGCCGCCCACCGCCGCGCTCGGCAGGCTCTCCCGGCCGGATGGCCCGTCCTGTCTCAAGTCCGGTGGCGTCGGTGACGCCGACGCCGGTGGCCCGGCCCACGCCCGCGCCCGCGCCTGGACCTGTCCGAACGCCCTTGTCGGTGGCACCGCGTCCGGCTCCAGCTCCGATCGCCCGGACGCCCACGCTGCCGGTGCCCGAGCCGGTCCGGCTGGAAGCCCCCGTCCGTCCTCCGGCTGCGGTGGAATCCCGGTCGTCGCTTCCTGGCGCGGACAAGGCCGCGGCCATGGAGGAACTGCGTCAACGGGCTGTGGTATGCGAACGGTGTTCACACCTGGCGCGATCGCGAACGCAGGTCGTCTTCGGCGTGGGCCATCTGGATGCCGAGCTGATGTTTGTCGGAGAAGCGCCTGGGGCCGAGGAGGATCTGGCCGGGGAGCCGTTTGTCGGGCCGGCGGGGCAGGTGCTCACCCGGATCATCACGGCGATGGGGTATTCGCGGGACACGGTCTATATCGGGAACGTGCTGAAGTGCCGTCCGGATCTCCCGCCCGGCACCTCGACGGGCAACCGGGCGCCGCGGCCGGACGAGATGGAGACCTGCAAGCCCTACCTGCTGCGGCAGATTGAAATCATCCGGCCCAGGGTGCTGGTGGCGCTGGGGGCGACGGCGGTTCAGGGCCTGCTTGGGCTGACTTCGACGCTGGGATCGGTGCGTGGCCGGTGGCAGCAGTTCCAAGGGGTTCCGGTGATGCCGACCTATCATCCCGCCTACCTGTTGCGGGCGGAGCGGGGCCCGGACCGGGGATTCCGGGAGAAGCGCAAGACTTGGGAAGACATGCTGCTGGTCCTGGAACGGCTGGGGCGCCCTATCACCGAGCGCATGCGGGGATTTTTCCTGAAGCCGCCCGGCGCATGAGATGTTTGGCAGAACGGGCGCGACCTGATTGACTCCCCTTACGATGAAGCTCTTGGTCATCGGCTCCGGTGGTCGGGAGCACGCCCTGGTGTGGAAGCTGGCGCAGTCGCCCCACGCCAAACGGATCTGGTGTGCCCCTGGAAACTCGGCGATGACGCTCGAACGCTGTGCCGGAACCGGACTGGCCCCGGAGTGCGTCCCGGTCGCGGCGGAGGATGTGGAGGGACTGGTCCAGTTCGCGTTGGAACAGCGCCCCGATCTCACGGTGGTGGGACCCGACAATCCGCTGGCGCTCGGGGTGGTGGATCGGTTTCAGCAGCACCGGCTCCGGATCTGGGGTCCGAATCGCCGGGCGGCGCAGTTCGAATCCTCGAAGGCCTTCGCCCAGAACTTCATGGCGATGCACGGGATTCCCACGGCAGCGGCGGCGGTCTTCACCGACGCCCATGCGGCCAAGCGGTTTGCGGCCCGGCTGGAGGGGCGTTGTGCCATCAAGGCGGACGGTCTGGCCCTCGGCAAAGGGGTGGTGCTGGCGCAGGACCTGGCGCAGGCGGAGGAGGCCATCGACGACATGATGGTGCGACGGGTTTTTGGGGACGCGGGGGAACAGGTGGTGATCCAGGAATGGCTGGAGGGCACGGAGATTTCCCTGCACGCCTTGTGCGACGGGCATGTGGCGCGGCTCTTTCCGACCGCCCAGGACCACAAGCGGGCCCTGGACGGCGACCAGGGACTCAACACCGGCGGGATGGGGACCTATTCCCCCGCGCCGTTCCTGACGGAGGACGAATTGCTCGGCGCGGCCCAGCATATTCTGGGGCCCTGGCAGCGCGGCTGCGCGGCGGAAGGCATCGATTTCCGGGGAGTGATCTTTCCCGGGGTCATGCTGACCCCACAAGGGCCCAAGGTCCTTGAGTTCAACGCCCGGCTCGGAGATCCCGAGACGCAGGTGTACCTCACCCGGCTCGAGAACGACCTGGTCGAGCTGCTGGACGCCTCGGTGAGCGGTTGCCTCAAGGACGTGCCCCTTCGCTGGTCCTCCCAGGCTTCGGTCTGCGTGGTGATGGCAGCGGAGGGTTATCCCCGGACCCCCCGGAAGGGCGACCCGATCTTCGGGCTGGAAAGCCTCGCCTCCCTCCCCAACGTCAAGGCGTTCCATGCCGGGACCACCTGGCGCGATCACGGCTGGTTCACCAATGGCGGGCGGGTCCTTGGGATCACCGCCTGGGCCCCGACGCTCGAGGAGGCTCAGGAAAGGGCCTATGCCGCGGTGGATCTGGTCCAGTTTGAAGGCGCCCATTACCGCCGCGACATCGGTGCCAAGGCCCTCGGTCACGGACCTGCCTGCGAATGAATCCGCCGTTCGCCTTCGTTCTGCGCCCTTGGTTGATGGTGGTCGTCCTGTTCGGTGCCTTGCCGCTTCCGGCCGACACCGCCGGTTCCTGGCCCCCGGTGGAGGTCCTTCGCGAATGGCTCGTCGGTGAAGCTCCCGACGAGTCCTGGCCGGATGCCGGCGACCTTGAACCCCACGCCTATCTGGATGCCCTGAGCCCGGCCGTCCTGATGGGCCCCCACCCGGAAGCGTTGGGTCCCGCGGTCTCCAGGGTCGCCGTGTACCCCACCGATCACGGGTACATCCGGGTGGCGCGCGTGGACGAGTCCCTGCCGCTGGCCATGGCGGACGCCCTCGACTCCCTGGCACGTTCGAATGCCTGGTCAGGGTTGGTGCTTGATCTGCGCTTCGCCCATGGCAACGACTTCCTGGCGGCGACCGCCGTTGCCGCCCAGGTGGCTAACCGTTCCGGGGTGGCCCTGACTGTGGGAGAGCGCCGCCTGCCGATCGAACCCCGCGCCCCGGAGGGACTGGCGGTCGTCCTGGTGCTCGTCAACGGTTCGACCCGTGGCGCGGCGGAGGCTTTGGCGGCCGGCGTTCGACGCAGCGCCCGGATGTCGCTCATCCTTGGCCAGACCACCGCCGGTCAGGCCAGGGAGTACCGGGAAGCCTCGGTTCCGGAAGGGGGCCGGGTGCGCCTGGGAGGCCCCCCTGCGCGCGTGGAGGGTGAAGACCCGCTTTCCCCGGAAGGACGGGTCCCGGACCTTGAAGTGGCGGTGTCGGAGCGGGACCAGGAGCTCTATTTCGAGGACGAATACCGGCGGGTGATGGGGGGAGTGCCGATCGCCTCCGGACCGACAACCACCCGCGTGAACGAAGCCGAACTGGTCCGGCGCCAGCGCGGCCTTCGGGCCTCCGTTCCAACCCAGGAATCTGAATTCGGGCGTCCGGTTCGGGATCCGGTGCTCGCCCGGGCCCTGGATCTCCTGGGCGGTATTGCCCGGGGGGCGGCAGGGCCCCCGGAGGGGGGTCTTTCGCGTTGACGCCCATGACCCCGGCCAACAATTTGCGCCCGCCATCCTTGGCATGAAGACCATCCTGTTCGTATGCACCGGGAACATCTGCCGCAGCCCCATGGCGGAGGGACTGTTCCGTCATTTGACCGCGCGGATGGGGGACAAGTACCGCACCCGCTCGGCCGGGGTGGGGGCTGCGGACGGCATGGCACCCAGCCCGCACTCGGTTCAGGTCCTGAAGGAACTGGGGATCGACATTTCCGGATTGCGAAGCCGGTCGCTGACCGCCGAGATGGTCCGTGAGGCGGACCTTATCTTCGGGATGACCCACGGGCACGCCCATGCGGTGGCCCTGATGTACCCGCAGGCCGTCGAGAAGACGTTCGTTCTACGTGAGTTCGACGACACCCTGGACGCCTTCGAGAAGGACATCGCCGACCCGATCGGCGGTTCTTATGAGACCTACCTTCGGTGCCGGGATGAGATCGAGCAGGGGATTTTCAGCATGTTGAAGCACCTCGAACAGCAGGAAGGCGCCGCCCGTGAGGCGGGGAATCCGCCGGTCAAGACCATCGCCCTGGGCTCGGATCATGCCGGCTTCGAGTTGAAGGAATCCGTCAAGCGGCACCTCAGCTCGGGACCCTACAGCGTCGAGGATCTCGGCGCCCGCTCGCCCGAATCCGTGGATTATCCGGATTACGCCCAGCCCGTCGCCCAGGCGGTCGCCGAAGGACGCGCCGATCTTGGCATTCTGTTCTGCGGCACCGGGATCGGAGTGAGCATTGCAGCCAACAAGGTGCCGGGCGTTCGCGCCGCCCTGTGCACCAGCGAGGAGATGGCCCGCCTCGCCAGGGCCCACAACGATGCCAACGTCCTCTGCCTGGGCGGTCGCGTCATCGGCGTGGACGTTGCCCGCTCGATCGTGGACACCTTCCTGCGCTCGTCGTTCGAGGAAGGGGGACGCCATGCCCGCCGGGTCGCCAAGCTCGAACACGCCCACACCGGGCTGTCGGCCACCGATCCGGACATCACCCGCGTCATCGCCTTCGAGCGCCGTCGGCAGGAGGAGAATATCGAGCTGATCGCCAGCGAGAACTTCGCCAGCCGCGCGGTCATGGAAGCCCAGGGATCGGTCCTGACCAACAAGTATGCGGAAGGCTACCCTGGACGTCGGTGGTACGGGGGCTGCGAGCGGGTGGACGAGGCCGAACAACTGGCGATCGACCGGGCGCGCCTCCTCTTCGGCGCGGAGCATGCCAACGTCCAGCCCCACTCGGGATCCGGCGCCAACATGGCGGTCTACTTCGCCTTCCTGAAGCCCGGCGACAGGATGCTCACCATGGACCTGTCCCATGGGGGCCACCTGACCCACGGGAACAAGGCCAATTTCTCGGGGAAATTCTTCGATATTGTCCACTACGGCGTAAACCCGGCCTCGGAACGTCTCGACTACGACCGGCTGGCGGCTCTGGCCCGCGAACATTCGCCGCGGATGATCACCGTCGGGGCCAGCGCCTACTCCCGCCAGATCGACTTCGCGGTCCTCGGCGAAATTGCCCGGGAGGTGGGCGCCCTGCTCCTGGCGGACATCGCCCACATTGCCGGTCTGGTGGCCACCGGGCTCCATCCCAGCCCGGTACCCCATGCGGATTTCGTCACCACCACCACCCACAAGACCCTCCGGGGACCCCGGGGCGGTCTCATTCTCTGCCGCGCCAAGTACGCCAAGGAAGTGGACTCATGCGTCTTTCCCGGGATCCAGGGCGGCCCGTTGATGCACGTCATTGCCGCCAAGGCCGTGTGCTTCCATGAGGCGCTCCAACCCGAATTCAAGACCTACCAGGCCCAGATCGTCCGGAACGCCGCCGCGCTGGCGGACGGCATGCTCCGCAACGGCTTCCGGCTCGTCTCCGGCGGCACTGACAATCACCTGATGCTGGTGGATGTGGGGTCCCGGGGGCTCTCCGGGAAGGACTGCCAGCTCGCCCTCGACGAGGCCGGCATCACCGTCAACAAGAACACCATCCCCAACGAGACCCGATCCCCGTTCCAAGCCAGCGGGATACGCCTCGGCACCCCGGCTGTCACCTCCCGCGGCATGAAGGAACCCGAGATGGCTGCCATCGCCGACATGATCAGCGAGGTCCTGATGGACATGAAGAACCCCGACACCCCGGCCCTCGTTCGCAGCCGGGTTCGAGAACTGACCAGCCGTTTCCCCCTGCCGGGTTAAGCAAGTTCGCCAGGCGCCGAGAGGCGTCCCTCCCGGCGCCCCTCCCCATTTTCCAGGATGCGCGGCTTGGTGGTGGTTTGAGACCTGTCTCCAGCGGCGTGCTGGGCTTGTCCACCGGTCGCGGTGCCGGATACGGGCCAGATCCCGTGCCGTGCATCCCGAAGAGGTGGGGAGAGGTGCG
This region includes:
- a CDS encoding uracil-DNA glycosylase, with translation MSSRSDVRPSFLDLLDATVGHLKRLQADGIQFIPVDRALLDALIGRPPPRSAGSPGRMARPVSSPVASVTPTPVARPTPAPAPGPVRTPLSVAPRPAPAPIARTPTLPVPEPVRLEAPVRPPAAVESRSSLPGADKAAAMEELRQRAVVCERCSHLARSRTQVVFGVGHLDAELMFVGEAPGAEEDLAGEPFVGPAGQVLTRIITAMGYSRDTVYIGNVLKCRPDLPPGTSTGNRAPRPDEMETCKPYLLRQIEIIRPRVLVALGATAVQGLLGLTSTLGSVRGRWQQFQGVPVMPTYHPAYLLRAERGPDRGFREKRKTWEDMLLVLERLGRPITERMRGFFLKPPGA
- the purD gene encoding phosphoribosylamine--glycine ligase, whose amino-acid sequence is MKLLVIGSGGREHALVWKLAQSPHAKRIWCAPGNSAMTLERCAGTGLAPECVPVAAEDVEGLVQFALEQRPDLTVVGPDNPLALGVVDRFQQHRLRIWGPNRRAAQFESSKAFAQNFMAMHGIPTAAAAVFTDAHAAKRFAARLEGRCAIKADGLALGKGVVLAQDLAQAEEAIDDMMVRRVFGDAGEQVVIQEWLEGTEISLHALCDGHVARLFPTAQDHKRALDGDQGLNTGGMGTYSPAPFLTEDELLGAAQHILGPWQRGCAAEGIDFRGVIFPGVMLTPQGPKVLEFNARLGDPETQVYLTRLENDLVELLDASVSGCLKDVPLRWSSQASVCVVMAAEGYPRTPRKGDPIFGLESLASLPNVKAFHAGTTWRDHGWFTNGGRVLGITAWAPTLEEAQERAYAAVDLVQFEGAHYRRDIGAKALGHGPACE
- the rpiB gene encoding ribose 5-phosphate isomerase B; translated protein: MKTILFVCTGNICRSPMAEGLFRHLTARMGDKYRTRSAGVGAADGMAPSPHSVQVLKELGIDISGLRSRSLTAEMVREADLIFGMTHGHAHAVALMYPQAVEKTFVLREFDDTLDAFEKDIADPIGGSYETYLRCRDEIEQGIFSMLKHLEQQEGAAREAGNPPVKTIALGSDHAGFELKESVKRHLSSGPYSVEDLGARSPESVDYPDYAQPVAQAVAEGRADLGILFCGTGIGVSIAANKVPGVRAALCTSEEMARLARAHNDANVLCLGGRVIGVDVARSIVDTFLRSSFEEGGRHARRVAKLEHAHTGLSATDPDITRVIAFERRRQEENIELIASENFASRAVMEAQGSVLTNKYAEGYPGRRWYGGCERVDEAEQLAIDRARLLFGAEHANVQPHSGSGANMAVYFAFLKPGDRMLTMDLSHGGHLTHGNKANFSGKFFDIVHYGVNPASERLDYDRLAALAREHSPRMITVGASAYSRQIDFAVLGEIAREVGALLLADIAHIAGLVATGLHPSPVPHADFVTTTTHKTLRGPRGGLILCRAKYAKEVDSCVFPGIQGGPLMHVIAAKAVCFHEALQPEFKTYQAQIVRNAAALADGMLRNGFRLVSGGTDNHLMLVDVGSRGLSGKDCQLALDEAGITVNKNTIPNETRSPFQASGIRLGTPAVTSRGMKEPEMAAIADMISEVLMDMKNPDTPALVRSRVRELTSRFPLPG